A stretch of Usitatibacter palustris DNA encodes these proteins:
- a CDS encoding RNA polymerase sigma factor produces the protein MDYELILPYIPNLRRYARALVGDRHAADDLVQDTLERAVRKFHLWRPGDLRAWLFSIMHNVFVNQLKARKTPPSVEADETLAAPVSTVDSLDILDIERALATLPPEQRAVVLLVGLEEMTYAEVSRTLGIPMGTVMSRLSRARERMRQLIDGEATQPNLRVVR, from the coding sequence GTGGATTACGAGCTCATCCTCCCGTACATCCCCAACCTGCGCCGCTATGCGCGGGCGCTGGTTGGGGACCGCCACGCGGCCGATGACCTCGTCCAGGACACGCTCGAGCGCGCCGTGCGCAAGTTCCACCTCTGGCGCCCCGGCGACCTGCGCGCCTGGCTCTTTTCGATCATGCACAACGTATTCGTGAACCAACTGAAGGCCCGCAAGACGCCGCCCAGCGTCGAGGCCGATGAAACGCTCGCCGCCCCGGTGTCGACGGTGGATTCGCTCGACATCCTCGACATCGAACGGGCCCTCGCAACACTTCCGCCGGAGCAGCGCGCGGTCGTATTGCTCGTGGGCCTCGAGGAGATGACGTACGCCGAAGTGAGCCGTACGCTGGGAATCCCGATGGGCACCGTCATGTCGCGCCTGTCGCGCGCGCGCGAGCGCATGCGCCAGCTGATCGACGGCGAAGCCACGCAACCCAACCTGCGGGTGGTGCGATGA
- a CDS encoding DUF3500 domain-containing protein, which yields MRFAKPATLLALGLAIATIVSAHEPAAPKMRAAAEAFIATVPEAQRAKLVLAFTDAKRDEWHYTPRSRPGLSFADLKEPQRKAVHDLLKSALSEAGHRKVVNIIELELVLRETQFGLSFLRDPEKYSLVFFGKPDARATWGWRFEGHHLSLNFTLKGDAAVATTPSFFGANPAEVRKGAKQGLRVLASEQDEALKLLASLDEAQRRTAIVDDRSYGDIVTGASAKASPLEQRGLLASAMTPAQRAQLQKLIEVYADSFEPGLRAARLARVREGDAGNVRFAWAGTPGKGGPHYYRIQGAKFLIEFDASQDDGNHIHTVWRDFDGDFGRDLLREHHALAQGSSHRH from the coding sequence ATGCGATTCGCCAAACCCGCCACCCTCCTCGCCCTGGGGCTCGCCATCGCCACAATCGTTTCGGCCCACGAGCCCGCCGCACCGAAGATGCGCGCCGCCGCGGAGGCCTTCATCGCCACCGTGCCCGAAGCGCAGCGCGCGAAGCTGGTGCTGGCATTCACGGACGCGAAGCGCGACGAGTGGCATTACACGCCGCGCTCACGGCCGGGGCTTTCATTCGCGGACCTCAAGGAACCCCAGCGCAAGGCCGTGCACGACCTGCTGAAGTCGGCGCTTTCCGAGGCGGGCCATCGCAAGGTGGTGAACATCATCGAGCTGGAGCTCGTCCTGCGCGAGACGCAGTTCGGGCTCTCGTTCCTGCGCGACCCGGAGAAGTACTCGCTCGTGTTCTTCGGCAAGCCCGATGCGCGCGCGACCTGGGGGTGGCGCTTCGAAGGGCATCACCTCTCGCTCAACTTCACGCTGAAGGGCGATGCGGCGGTGGCGACCACGCCGAGTTTCTTCGGCGCGAATCCGGCGGAAGTGCGCAAGGGCGCGAAGCAGGGGCTGCGCGTGCTCGCTTCCGAACAGGACGAGGCGCTGAAACTCCTCGCGTCCCTCGACGAGGCGCAGCGGCGCACGGCCATCGTCGACGATCGCTCGTATGGCGACATTGTCACGGGTGCCTCGGCGAAGGCTTCGCCGCTCGAGCAGCGCGGGCTCCTTGCGAGCGCGATGACGCCGGCGCAACGCGCGCAGCTGCAGAAATTGATCGAGGTGTACGCCGATTCGTTCGAGCCCGGGCTGCGGGCCGCGCGGCTCGCGCGCGTGCGCGAAGGAGATGCGGGGAACGTGCGCTTCGCGTGGGCGGGAACGCCCGGCAAGGGCGGCCCGCATTATTACCGCATCCAGGGTGCGAAATTCCTGATCGAGTTCGACGCTTCGCAGGACGACGGCAACCACATCCACACGGTGTGGCGCGATTTCGACGGGGACTTCGGCCGCGACCTGCTGCGCGAGCATCACGCGCTCGCGCAGGGAAGCTCACACCGCCACTAG
- a CDS encoding NAD(P)-dependent oxidoreductase — translation MSAKVAFLGLGVMGFPMAGHLKAKGYDVTVYNRSPEKAKLWVDKHGGKSAPTPAAAAKDQDFVMMCVGNDNDLLAVALGPDGALAGMAKGTVLVDHTTASADAARKIYAAAKEKGIAFIDAPVSGGQAGAENGKLTVMCGGDAAPFERAKPVMDSYAKMTTLLGGSGAGQLTKMVNQICIAGLVQALSEGIAFAEKAGLDANLVLDVISKGAAQSWQMENRGKTMVERKFNFGFAVDWMRKDLGICLEEAKRNGAKLPITEIVDKYYGDVQKAGGTRFDTSSLITRL, via the coding sequence ATGAGCGCAAAAGTGGCATTCCTCGGTCTGGGCGTGATGGGCTTTCCCATGGCGGGTCACCTGAAGGCGAAGGGCTACGACGTCACCGTGTACAACCGCTCGCCCGAGAAGGCGAAGCTCTGGGTGGACAAGCACGGCGGCAAGTCCGCGCCCACGCCCGCCGCCGCGGCGAAGGACCAGGATTTCGTGATGATGTGCGTGGGCAACGACAACGACCTGCTGGCCGTCGCGCTCGGACCCGACGGCGCGCTCGCCGGCATGGCCAAGGGCACCGTGCTCGTGGACCACACGACGGCCTCGGCCGATGCGGCGCGCAAGATCTACGCGGCCGCCAAGGAGAAGGGCATCGCCTTCATCGACGCGCCGGTTTCCGGTGGCCAGGCGGGTGCGGAGAACGGCAAGCTCACGGTGATGTGCGGCGGCGATGCCGCGCCCTTCGAGCGCGCCAAGCCGGTGATGGATTCGTACGCCAAGATGACCACGCTGCTCGGCGGTTCGGGCGCGGGCCAGCTCACGAAGATGGTGAACCAGATCTGCATCGCCGGCCTCGTGCAGGCGCTGTCGGAAGGCATTGCCTTTGCCGAGAAGGCCGGCCTCGACGCGAATCTCGTGCTCGACGTCATCAGCAAGGGCGCGGCGCAATCGTGGCAGATGGAAAACCGCGGCAAGACGATGGTCGAGCGCAAGTTCAACTTCGGCTTCGCGGTGGACTGGATGCGCAAGGACCTGGGCATCTGCCTCGAGGAAGCCAAGCGCAACGGCGCGAAACTTCCGATCACCGAAATTGTCGACAAGTACTACGGCGACGTGCAGAAGGCCGGCGGCACCCGCTTCGATACTTCTTCGCTCATCACGAGGCTCTGA
- a CDS encoding PAS domain-containing protein: protein MSTAPASRTGTRRSPVDPAVRALQVEEVYRFAGNAAGFSYVGALFCMLVFWDTNDLARGSVWFFYASAVTLLRYMIVLSYKRREPGADVERWAKLVIFANLLAGIQWGLLGTVLFPLTHGYRELFTIMVITCFVGGSLTAYSAIRGAHQALAIPAIIPPAVYLFFVQQGTQVWAGTTALLFCVAIVYYSIKLNRHLEERFRMQVEHEDLLRVTGGVAERLSVENRELAHRAAVRGASMETARGEAERLFTHFLRLPLPVIECDGQARIVMCNAAAERLLGEREVDLVGRPLATHLVPVARKSRDPVGVDSWMGPVVESATLEVEILAHGIKVARGVMASFTRLPALEGATIPGFGVVLAAPPGKNGSSGT, encoded by the coding sequence ATGAGCACCGCACCCGCGAGCCGCACGGGCACTCGCCGATCCCCCGTGGATCCGGCCGTCCGCGCACTCCAAGTCGAGGAGGTTTACCGCTTTGCCGGCAACGCGGCAGGGTTCTCCTATGTGGGTGCGCTCTTCTGCATGCTCGTGTTCTGGGACACCAACGATCTCGCCCGAGGCTCGGTCTGGTTCTTCTATGCGTCCGCGGTCACGCTGCTGCGCTACATGATCGTGCTGTCGTACAAGAGGCGCGAGCCGGGCGCGGACGTCGAGCGCTGGGCAAAGCTGGTGATCTTCGCGAACCTGCTCGCGGGCATCCAGTGGGGCCTGCTGGGCACCGTGCTCTTTCCGCTGACGCACGGTTATCGCGAGCTCTTCACGATCATGGTCATCACCTGTTTCGTGGGCGGCTCGCTCACCGCGTACTCCGCGATCCGCGGCGCGCACCAGGCGCTCGCGATTCCCGCGATCATCCCGCCCGCGGTCTACCTGTTCTTCGTGCAGCAAGGCACCCAGGTCTGGGCGGGAACCACCGCGCTGCTCTTCTGCGTGGCGATCGTCTACTACTCGATCAAGCTCAATCGCCACCTCGAGGAGCGCTTCCGCATGCAGGTCGAACACGAGGATCTCCTGCGCGTGACTGGCGGCGTTGCCGAGCGGCTCTCGGTCGAGAACCGCGAGCTCGCGCATCGCGCCGCCGTTCGCGGGGCCTCGATGGAGACCGCGCGCGGCGAGGCCGAGCGGCTGTTCACGCACTTCCTGCGCTTGCCGCTGCCGGTGATCGAATGCGACGGCCAGGCGAGGATCGTGATGTGCAACGCGGCAGCCGAGCGGCTGTTGGGCGAACGCGAGGTGGACCTCGTGGGCCGGCCTCTCGCGACCCATCTCGTGCCGGTGGCGCGCAAGTCGCGCGATCCCGTGGGCGTCGACAGCTGGATGGGCCCGGTCGTGGAATCGGCCACGCTCGAAGTCGAGATCCTCGCGCACGGCATCAAGGTGGCGCGCGGCGTGATGGCGAGCTTCACCCGGTTGCCCGCACTCGAGGGCGCGACGATCCCGGGCTTCGGCGTGGTGCTCGCCGCGCCGCCGGGAAAGAACGGCAGCAGCGGCACGTAG
- a CDS encoding glutathione S-transferase family protein: MDFKLYYAPGACSFAPHMVLEELGMPYTTQKLDLAAGDQRKPEYLKLNPHGRVPTLVVDGKPLTENVAILTFLGGAFPDKGLWPKETWSQAMLLSALAWIGGTMHPAFAHFFRPIRYADDAAAQEAVKAKGFASFHDYLKQVDGWLAKSPKWMMGEQYTVGDPYLLVFYRWGVKSKLPMKELVHYTRHAERVMARPAVQRVMADEGITLG, from the coding sequence ATGGACTTCAAGCTCTACTACGCGCCCGGTGCCTGCTCGTTCGCGCCCCACATGGTGCTCGAAGAGCTTGGCATGCCCTACACGACGCAGAAGCTCGACCTTGCCGCGGGCGACCAGCGCAAGCCCGAGTACCTGAAGTTGAACCCGCACGGCCGCGTGCCCACGCTCGTGGTCGACGGCAAGCCCCTCACCGAGAACGTCGCGATCCTCACGTTTCTCGGCGGCGCGTTCCCGGACAAGGGCCTGTGGCCGAAGGAAACCTGGAGCCAGGCGATGCTCCTCTCGGCGCTCGCGTGGATCGGGGGCACGATGCATCCGGCCTTCGCGCATTTCTTCCGCCCCATCCGCTATGCCGACGACGCTGCGGCCCAGGAGGCAGTCAAGGCGAAGGGATTTGCTTCCTTCCACGACTATCTCAAGCAGGTCGACGGCTGGCTCGCGAAGTCGCCCAAGTGGATGATGGGCGAGCAGTACACGGTGGGCGATCCCTACCTGCTCGTGTTCTACCGCTGGGGCGTAAAGTCGAAGCTGCCGATGAAGGAGCTTGTGCACTACACCCGGCACGCCGAGCGCGTGATGGCGCGGCCGGCGGTGCAGCGCGTGATGGCCGACGAGGGCATCACGCTGGGCTAG
- the hrpA gene encoding ATP-dependent RNA helicase HrpA, whose translation MLPDDLLAATLAADHPKITALAATLRERSHAGRPVTREQALLTELVERSRKRHAARLASLPTPVFPEDLPIAQKREDIAALIAKHPVTIVCGETGSGKTTQIPKICLALGRGAAGLIGCTQPRRIAARSLSKRLAFELPGSPKGFVGHKIRFQDETRPESVVKVMTDGILLAEIHSDRELRNYDTIIVDEAHERSLNIDFLLGYLKRLVEVRPDLKVVVTSATIDTQRFSEFFGGAPVIEVSGRTFPVEVRYRAEYFEAPEEDDEPVDLNEAIVKAVDEIHRESRTGDILVFLPGEREIREAAEELRKHGPKGVELLPLFSRLSAEEQDKVFETAGHRRVVLSTNVAETSLTVPGIHFVIDTGLARVKRYSPRQKIDQLRIEPIAQAAAQQRAGRCGRVASGVAIRLYAQQDFEERPAFTTPEILRTSLAAAILRMASLELGPIDQFPFVDAPSPRQIEDGYRALFELGAIDEKRKLTPLGHELARLPVDPRIARMLLAAREFNCLAEMIILAAALSIQDPRDRPQDKRNESDRAHDEFRDEASDFNQLINLWRFFDEAFIHKKSTRKLYETCREHFLSYVRMREWRDLAGQLREMASELKIRENPTDATYEQVHRALLTGLVANVGMKAQEGDHYNAPRGLQFAVWPGTGLKKSRPRWILAGELRETTRIYARNVAKIEPEWIEWAAAHLVTRVHNEPHWDKERGEVIAYEAVALYGLTIVARRKVSYGRLDPVDARRIFIEGALVAADFDTPHPFQAANRKLVREVEDLEHRARRPDVLVDDRAIFAWFDSRVPEDVRDARSFDAWYREEMKRDAKLLFLARADLMRHGAESVTEELFPRQLRMGEAVFPLAYRFEPGHMLDGVTMNVPLALLNQVDELALDWLVPGLVRDKVAWTIKALPKKIRTQLLPAPEHVTKVLEATKPGERTIRHAVLAHATKVAGERLDDTVWAKDEIPAHLLMNLRVVDDAKRELAMGRDLGELRKRLGEAASLTLAQSKPGLEREGITAWDFGDLPAEVSFTRGTQKLTGYPALVDEGTSLAIRLFDAREKAEAAHRGGVKRLLATGMKEQLKQLERSTPGFNALALKLQAVMSPDQLRQDLIAAIVDRAFIGEDELPRTTRAFDDQKKRAKARLPAVTDAVNRHATAIADASLIAAKTVAESRSLGRVALDVETQRARLVFPGFLSATPWERLEHLPRYLKGYAQRLQKYRANAERDNKHNGTVAGLWGQYEAKAASAPSEKLEEFRWLIEELRVSLFAQELRTPMPVSAKRLQKFWDDHLR comes from the coding sequence ATGCTTCCCGACGACCTGCTGGCCGCGACCCTCGCGGCGGACCATCCCAAGATCACCGCGCTCGCAGCGACGCTGCGCGAGCGCTCGCACGCCGGCCGCCCGGTCACTCGCGAGCAGGCGTTGCTCACGGAGCTGGTGGAGCGTTCACGCAAGCGTCACGCCGCGCGCCTCGCTTCGCTGCCGACGCCCGTGTTTCCCGAGGACCTGCCGATCGCGCAGAAGCGTGAGGACATCGCTGCACTCATCGCGAAGCATCCGGTGACGATCGTCTGTGGCGAGACGGGCTCGGGCAAGACCACGCAGATCCCGAAGATCTGCCTGGCACTCGGGCGCGGTGCGGCGGGACTCATTGGCTGCACCCAGCCACGGCGCATCGCCGCCCGCAGCCTCTCCAAGCGCCTCGCCTTCGAGCTGCCCGGGTCGCCCAAGGGCTTCGTCGGCCACAAGATCCGCTTCCAGGACGAGACGCGGCCCGAGTCGGTTGTGAAGGTGATGACCGACGGCATCCTGCTCGCGGAGATCCATTCGGACCGCGAGCTGCGGAACTACGACACGATCATCGTCGACGAGGCACACGAGCGCAGCCTCAACATCGACTTCCTGCTGGGCTACCTCAAGCGGCTGGTCGAGGTGCGTCCCGACCTCAAGGTCGTGGTGACCTCGGCGACGATCGACACGCAGCGCTTCTCGGAATTCTTCGGCGGCGCGCCGGTGATCGAAGTCTCGGGCCGCACTTTCCCGGTCGAGGTTCGCTATCGCGCCGAGTACTTCGAGGCTCCGGAGGAAGACGACGAGCCCGTGGACCTCAACGAGGCGATCGTGAAGGCGGTCGACGAGATCCATCGCGAGAGCCGCACCGGCGACATCCTGGTGTTCCTCCCTGGTGAGCGGGAGATCCGCGAAGCCGCCGAGGAGCTGCGCAAGCACGGGCCCAAGGGCGTCGAGCTGTTGCCGCTCTTCTCGCGCCTGTCGGCCGAGGAGCAGGACAAGGTGTTCGAGACCGCGGGCCATCGCCGCGTGGTGCTTTCCACCAACGTCGCGGAAACGTCGCTCACGGTGCCGGGCATCCACTTCGTGATCGATACGGGCCTCGCGCGCGTGAAGCGCTATTCGCCGCGGCAGAAGATCGACCAGCTGCGGATCGAGCCCATCGCGCAGGCGGCCGCACAGCAGCGCGCGGGCCGGTGCGGGCGCGTGGCGAGCGGTGTCGCGATTCGCCTCTACGCCCAGCAGGACTTCGAGGAGCGCCCGGCCTTCACCACGCCCGAAATCCTGAGGACGTCGCTCGCCGCGGCCATCCTGCGCATGGCCTCGCTCGAGCTCGGGCCCATCGACCAGTTTCCCTTCGTCGACGCACCGAGCCCGCGCCAGATCGAGGACGGGTACCGCGCGCTCTTCGAGCTGGGCGCCATCGACGAGAAGCGCAAGCTCACGCCGCTGGGCCACGAGCTCGCACGCTTGCCGGTGGATCCGCGCATCGCCCGCATGCTGCTGGCCGCGCGCGAGTTCAATTGCCTCGCCGAGATGATCATCCTCGCCGCCGCGCTTTCCATCCAGGACCCGCGCGACCGCCCGCAGGACAAGCGCAACGAATCGGACCGCGCGCACGACGAGTTCCGCGACGAGGCGAGCGATTTCAACCAGCTCATCAACCTGTGGCGCTTCTTCGACGAGGCCTTCATCCACAAGAAGTCGACGCGCAAGCTCTACGAGACCTGCCGCGAGCATTTCCTTTCGTACGTGCGGATGCGCGAGTGGCGCGACCTCGCGGGGCAGCTGCGCGAGATGGCGAGCGAGCTCAAGATCCGCGAGAACCCCACCGACGCGACCTACGAGCAGGTGCACCGCGCGCTGCTCACCGGCCTGGTGGCCAACGTCGGCATGAAGGCGCAGGAGGGCGATCACTACAACGCGCCGCGCGGGCTGCAGTTCGCCGTGTGGCCCGGCACGGGGCTCAAGAAGAGCCGCCCGCGCTGGATCCTCGCCGGGGAACTGCGCGAGACCACGCGCATCTACGCGCGCAACGTCGCGAAGATCGAGCCCGAGTGGATCGAGTGGGCCGCCGCGCACCTGGTGACGCGCGTACACAACGAGCCGCATTGGGACAAGGAACGCGGCGAGGTCATCGCCTACGAGGCGGTTGCGCTCTATGGCCTCACGATCGTCGCGCGCCGCAAGGTGAGCTACGGGCGCCTCGATCCGGTCGACGCCCGGCGCATCTTCATCGAAGGCGCGCTCGTCGCCGCGGACTTCGACACGCCGCATCCCTTCCAGGCCGCCAATCGAAAGCTCGTGCGTGAGGTGGAAGACCTCGAGCACCGCGCGCGCCGGCCCGACGTGCTGGTCGACGACCGCGCCATCTTCGCGTGGTTCGATTCACGCGTTCCCGAGGATGTGCGCGATGCGCGGTCCTTTGACGCTTGGTATCGCGAAGAGATGAAGCGCGACGCGAAGCTGCTCTTCCTCGCGCGCGCGGACCTGATGCGCCACGGCGCCGAGTCGGTGACCGAGGAGCTCTTCCCGCGGCAGTTGCGGATGGGCGAAGCGGTGTTCCCGCTCGCTTACCGTTTCGAGCCCGGCCACATGCTCGACGGCGTGACCATGAACGTGCCGCTCGCACTGCTCAACCAGGTCGATGAGCTCGCACTCGACTGGCTGGTGCCGGGCCTCGTGCGCGACAAGGTGGCGTGGACGATCAAGGCGCTGCCCAAGAAGATCCGCACGCAGCTGCTGCCGGCGCCCGAGCACGTGACCAAGGTCCTCGAGGCCACCAAACCCGGCGAGCGCACGATCCGCCACGCGGTGCTCGCCCATGCGACGAAGGTGGCCGGCGAGCGGCTCGACGATACCGTGTGGGCCAAGGACGAGATTCCGGCGCACCTGCTCATGAACCTGCGCGTCGTGGATGACGCGAAGCGCGAGCTCGCGATGGGCCGCGACCTGGGCGAATTGAGGAAGCGCCTGGGCGAGGCGGCAAGCCTCACGCTCGCGCAATCGAAACCCGGCCTGGAACGCGAGGGCATCACCGCCTGGGACTTCGGCGACCTGCCCGCGGAGGTGAGCTTCACGCGCGGCACGCAGAAGCTCACCGGCTATCCCGCGCTCGTCGATGAAGGCACGTCGCTCGCGATCCGCCTGTTCGACGCGCGCGAGAAGGCCGAGGCGGCGCATCGCGGCGGCGTGAAGCGCCTGCTCGCGACCGGGATGAAGGAACAGCTGAAGCAGCTCGAGCGCAGCACGCCCGGCTTCAATGCGCTCGCGCTGAAGCTGCAGGCCGTCATGTCGCCCGACCAGCTGCGCCAGGACCTCATTGCCGCCATCGTCGATCGCGCGTTCATCGGCGAGGACGAGCTGCCACGAACGACACGCGCCTTCGATGACCAGAAGAAGCGCGCGAAGGCGCGTCTGCCGGCGGTCACCGACGCGGTGAATCGGCATGCGACTGCCATTGCCGATGCGAGCCTGATCGCCGCGAAGACCGTCGCCGAATCACGCTCGCTGGGCCGCGTCGCGCTGGACGTGGAAACGCAGCGCGCGCGCCTCGTG
- a CDS encoding 2-hydroxyacid dehydrogenase: MIAALQERFDVVTNVDDTPWSPDEIAAKLAGCEAAMSTVLCKFDASVFERNPQLKVVSNIAVGYNNIDVAAATKHGVRVTNTPGVLDDTTADLTWALLMATARRIAEADAWVRGGEWKIAFGMHSFLGTDIHHATLGIIGMGRIGQAIARRASGFDMTVLYHNRSPLPAEDEKRLNATRVERDELLARSDFVVVMVPYSPATHHLIGAADIAKMKPGAILVNTARGGVVDDAALVQALREGRIAGAGLDVFEGEPKLHAGYLDFKNVVLTPHIGSATRSNRIKMCETAVANLTAVLDGKTPANLVNKELA; this comes from the coding sequence GTGATCGCGGCGCTCCAGGAGCGCTTCGACGTCGTCACCAATGTCGACGACACGCCCTGGAGTCCCGACGAGATCGCCGCGAAGCTCGCGGGCTGCGAGGCGGCCATGTCCACGGTCCTGTGCAAGTTCGACGCCTCCGTGTTCGAGCGCAACCCGCAGCTGAAGGTCGTCTCCAACATCGCCGTGGGCTACAACAACATCGATGTCGCGGCCGCCACGAAGCATGGCGTGCGCGTGACCAACACGCCTGGCGTGCTCGACGACACCACTGCGGACCTCACGTGGGCGCTGCTGATGGCCACGGCGCGGCGCATCGCGGAAGCCGACGCGTGGGTGCGCGGCGGCGAATGGAAGATCGCCTTCGGGATGCATTCGTTCCTGGGCACCGACATCCACCACGCCACGCTGGGCATCATCGGCATGGGCCGCATCGGCCAGGCGATCGCGCGACGCGCAAGCGGCTTCGACATGACGGTGCTCTATCACAATCGTTCGCCGCTCCCGGCCGAAGACGAGAAGCGCCTGAACGCCACGCGCGTCGAGCGCGACGAGCTCCTTGCACGATCGGACTTCGTGGTCGTGATGGTTCCTTATTCGCCCGCCACCCATCACCTCATCGGCGCGGCGGACATCGCAAAGATGAAACCCGGTGCGATCCTCGTGAACACAGCGCGAGGCGGCGTGGTCGATGACGCCGCGCTGGTCCAGGCTCTCAGGGAAGGGCGCATCGCGGGGGCCGGCCTCGACGTCTTCGAGGGCGAACCGAAGCTGCACGCGGGCTACCTGGATTTCAAGAACGTGGTGCTCACGCCGCACATTGGCAGTGCCACGCGCTCCAACCGGATCAAGATGTGCGAGACCGCGGTCGCGAACCTCACCGCGGTGCTCGACGGCAAGACCCCTGCGAATCTCGTGAACAAAGAACTGGCATAA
- a CDS encoding COG4315 family predicted lipoprotein, with translation MRTSLRLLAAAALIPAFAFAQAPTKTTDGVLTNGAGMTLYTFDKDAGGKSMCNGPCATNWPPLAAAADAKAAGDYTVITRDDGAKQWAFKGKPLYTWVKDAKPGDKTGDGVNNVWKVAKP, from the coding sequence ATGCGCACCTCGCTTCGCCTGCTCGCCGCCGCCGCCCTCATCCCTGCGTTTGCGTTCGCACAGGCCCCCACGAAAACCACTGACGGCGTCCTGACCAACGGCGCAGGCATGACGCTCTACACGTTCGACAAGGATGCCGGCGGCAAGAGCATGTGCAACGGTCCTTGCGCCACCAACTGGCCGCCCCTCGCCGCCGCCGCCGATGCGAAGGCCGCGGGCGATTACACGGTCATCACGCGCGACGATGGCGCCAAGCAGTGGGCGTTCAAGGGCAAGCCGCTCTACACGTGGGTGAAGGACGCGAAGCCCGGGGACAAGACCGGCGATGGCGTCAACAACGTCTGGAAGGTCGCGAAGCCCTGA
- a CDS encoding anti-sigma factor family protein yields MNEDRLQAWVDGALPEREREAFEAWLRENPEAAQKARKYAELRSLLHHKYDAVLSEPIPASMFLKRPAWLDFARAAVVLAVGIAIGLFTPRQGADAPAPAAANAAAGLSQRAARAHAVYASEVRHPVEVDVSQQDHLVKWLSKRLGTELKVPVLAPEGFDLLGGRLLPGPEGPVAQFMYQDAAGKRLTLYVTARSRTEGPTAFRFSQEGTVSVFYWIDGHWGYALSGEVEKGPLSRVANLVYRQLNP; encoded by the coding sequence ATGAACGAAGACCGCCTGCAAGCCTGGGTCGACGGCGCGCTGCCCGAGCGCGAGCGCGAAGCCTTCGAGGCATGGCTCCGGGAAAACCCCGAGGCCGCGCAGAAGGCCCGCAAGTACGCGGAGCTGCGCAGCCTGCTGCACCACAAGTACGACGCGGTGCTCTCCGAACCCATCCCGGCGAGCATGTTCCTCAAGCGCCCGGCCTGGCTCGACTTCGCCCGCGCGGCCGTCGTGCTCGCCGTGGGCATCGCCATCGGCCTGTTCACTCCCCGGCAGGGGGCCGATGCGCCCGCGCCCGCCGCGGCAAACGCCGCCGCCGGCCTGTCGCAGCGTGCCGCGCGCGCCCACGCCGTCTACGCCTCCGAGGTTCGCCACCCGGTCGAAGTGGATGTCTCCCAGCAGGATCACCTCGTGAAGTGGCTGTCGAAGCGCCTGGGCACCGAGCTCAAGGTGCCGGTGCTCGCGCCCGAGGGCTTCGATCTGCTCGGTGGCCGCCTGCTGCCCGGCCCGGAAGGTCCCGTGGCGCAGTTCATGTACCAGGACGCGGCCGGCAAGCGCCTCACGCTGTACGTCACCGCGCGCTCGCGCACCGAGGGGCCGACCGCCTTCCGCTTCTCCCAGGAAGGCACGGTCTCGGTCTTCTACTGGATCGACGGGCACTGGGGCTATGCCCTGTCGGGCGAAGTCGAGAAGGGCCCGCTCTCGCGGGTCGCGAACCTGGTCTACCGCCAGCTCAATCCGTAG